In Planctomycetaceae bacterium, the following are encoded in one genomic region:
- a CDS encoding carbon-nitrogen hydrolase family protein, which yields MQISLIQTDVAFADKPANLETLKKHVVSETAGGSKLVAFPECFTTGYCFDSLDEAMQLAEPIEGETTRFITELCHESKSFVIVGMLERDGDDLFNAAVLVGPSGVVGSYRKVHLPYLGVDRFTTYGNRPFEVFEAGGVNIGMLICYDGGFPEASRVLALKGADLIVLPTNWPPGAETMSCFSTNSRAMENAVYFAAVNRVGTERGFSFIGCSRICDPTGATMQGSCDDAECVIRGTIDTTAARQKRIVRVPGRHVIDRMADRRPEMYAEICEPHSLPRPGRDEPV from the coding sequence GTGCAAATCTCTCTGATACAGACCGATGTGGCATTCGCCGACAAGCCAGCCAACCTGGAAACCCTGAAGAAGCATGTCGTCAGCGAAACCGCCGGCGGAAGCAAGCTGGTGGCGTTCCCGGAATGTTTCACCACCGGCTATTGCTTCGATTCGCTGGATGAAGCCATGCAGCTCGCCGAACCAATCGAAGGTGAGACCACGCGGTTCATCACGGAACTCTGTCACGAATCGAAAAGCTTTGTGATTGTCGGCATGCTGGAACGTGACGGAGACGATCTGTTCAATGCCGCGGTACTGGTCGGACCGTCCGGCGTTGTGGGTAGCTATCGCAAGGTCCACCTGCCGTATCTGGGAGTCGATCGGTTTACGACCTACGGCAACCGTCCGTTCGAAGTTTTCGAAGCCGGCGGCGTGAACATCGGAATGCTGATTTGTTACGACGGAGGCTTTCCGGAAGCTTCGCGCGTACTGGCACTGAAAGGCGCGGACCTGATCGTTCTGCCGACGAACTGGCCACCCGGTGCGGAAACGATGTCGTGCTTTTCGACGAATTCCAGAGCCATGGAGAACGCTGTCTATTTCGCGGCTGTCAATCGCGTCGGAACGGAACGCGGGTTCTCATTCATCGGCTGCAGCCGCATCTGCGACCCGACCGGTGCGACGATGCAGGGTTCCTGCGACGACGCCGAATGCGTCATTCGCGGGACGATCGACACGACAGCGGCGCGGCAGAAGCGAATCGTCCGAGTTCCCGGACGCCATGTGATTGACCGCATGGCCGACCGCCGGCCGGAAATGTACGCGGAAATCTGCGAACCCCATTCGCTGCCGCGCCCGGGACGCGATGAACCGGTTTGA
- the guaB gene encoding IMP dehydrogenase, with amino-acid sequence MHDRIAYRGLTFDDVLLEPGYSDVMPSEVDISSRLTRNIPLNVPIVSSPMDTVTESEMAIAMAQLGGIGIIHKNMSIEQQAMEVDRVKRSEHGVIVDPVTLPPDTSVGEAARIMDERNIGGVPITVDGRLVGILTRRDLRFLESKDRPVAEVMTKDNLVTAPETTSLEAAERILLENRVEKLLLVDDQYQLRGLITIRDIDKNLQFPRASKDNRGRLRVGAAVGVYDQDRAAHLVEKGVDVLVVDSAHGHSRNVIESVRAIKQSFDIDVIAGNVATAEGAKALADAGVDAVKVGIGPGSICTTRIISGIGVPQLTAIAGAAKGLDGTGIPIIADGGIRFSGDMTKALAAGASTVMVGGLLAGVDESPGEMILFQGRSFKRYRGMGSLGAMVKGSSERYRQGRTDSGDQSKLVPEGVEGRVAYKGALQPLLYQLTGGLRSGMGYVGVNTTEELRAKARFIEVSAASVRENHPHDIAITQEAPNYSVEHYPGDHS; translated from the coding sequence ATGCACGACCGCATCGCCTACAGGGGGCTGACCTTTGACGACGTTTTGCTGGAACCCGGCTACAGCGACGTCATGCCTTCGGAAGTGGACATCAGTTCGCGGCTGACCAGAAACATCCCGCTGAACGTCCCGATCGTCAGCAGTCCGATGGATACAGTCACGGAAAGCGAGATGGCGATCGCAATGGCGCAGCTGGGCGGGATCGGCATCATTCACAAGAACATGTCGATCGAACAGCAGGCGATGGAGGTCGACCGTGTGAAACGCAGTGAGCACGGTGTGATTGTGGACCCGGTGACTCTGCCGCCGGACACCAGCGTCGGCGAAGCGGCCCGGATCATGGATGAACGCAACATCGGCGGCGTTCCGATAACCGTCGACGGCAGGCTGGTGGGCATCCTGACTCGGCGAGATCTGCGCTTTCTGGAGTCCAAGGACCGGCCTGTCGCGGAAGTGATGACTAAGGACAATTTGGTGACTGCGCCGGAGACGACGAGTCTGGAAGCGGCAGAACGCATCCTGCTGGAAAACAGGGTCGAGAAACTTTTGCTGGTAGACGATCAATATCAACTGAGAGGCCTGATTACGATCAGGGATATCGACAAGAACCTGCAGTTTCCGCGGGCGTCAAAGGACAACCGCGGTCGATTGCGCGTCGGCGCTGCGGTCGGTGTCTACGATCAGGATCGAGCCGCTCATTTGGTCGAAAAGGGTGTCGATGTGCTTGTCGTGGACAGTGCCCACGGCCATTCGCGCAACGTCATCGAATCCGTTCGGGCCATCAAACAGAGTTTTGACATCGACGTGATCGCGGGCAACGTCGCGACGGCGGAGGGTGCGAAGGCTTTGGCGGATGCCGGAGTCGACGCAGTCAAGGTCGGCATTGGACCGGGTTCGATCTGTACAACGCGGATCATTTCCGGAATCGGAGTTCCCCAACTGACAGCCATCGCCGGTGCGGCAAAAGGGCTGGACGGCACGGGAATTCCAATCATCGCCGACGGCGGAATTCGATTCAGCGGAGACATGACAAAGGCACTGGCCGCCGGAGCGTCAACTGTCATGGTTGGCGGTCTGCTGGCGGGAGTCGATGAAAGTCCCGGGGAAATGATTCTTTTCCAGGGACGCAGCTTCAAGCGATACCGCGGCATGGGATCGCTGGGAGCCATGGTGAAGGGCAGCAGCGAACGATATCGGCAGGGCAGGACGGATTCCGGCGACCAGTCAAAGCTGGTTCCGGAAGGCGTGGAAGGCCGAGTTGCCTACAAGGGCGCTCTGCAGCCTTTGTTGTATCAGTTGACGGGAGGCCTGCGATCCGGCATGGGATACGTGGGCGTCAATACCACGGAAGAACTCAGAGCCAAAGCCCGCTTTATCGAAGTTTCGGCGGCTTCGGTTAGGGAGAACCATCCTCATGACATTGCCATCACGCAGGAAGCACCGAATTACTCGGTGGAGCATTACCCCGGCGACCATAGCTGA